A DNA window from Patescibacteria group bacterium contains the following coding sequences:
- the tmk gene encoding dTMP kinase, with protein MAKQKGTFIVIDGSDGAGKKTQSDILVEKLKSLGHSIAYYDFPQYTETFFGKMVGRYLNGEFGTTKQISPYLISLMYAGDRYEVSEKMRNDLSAGKIIVSNRYVQSNMAFSGALFPDEKERQKFLDWLYELEYHVFNIPKPDLVVYLYVPFKIGQILVDQKAKRSYTDAKRDIHESNSEYLLEVEKTYLWLADRYPEWRKIDCAVDDKILPIEEISEKVFEIVKKELI; from the coding sequence ATGGCAAAACAAAAAGGAACTTTTATCGTCATTGACGGATCTGACGGAGCGGGCAAGAAGACGCAGTCTGATATTTTAGTTGAAAAGTTGAAAAGCCTGGGCCACTCGATCGCCTATTATGATTTCCCCCAGTACACAGAGACATTCTTTGGCAAGATGGTGGGACGATATCTCAATGGCGAATTTGGAACAACCAAACAAATTTCGCCATATCTAATCTCTCTAATGTACGCAGGCGATCGTTACGAGGTGTCTGAGAAGATGCGGAATGATTTGAGCGCGGGCAAGATCATTGTCTCAAATCGTTACGTGCAATCAAACATGGCTTTCTCTGGCGCGCTGTTTCCAGATGAAAAAGAACGCCAGAAATTTCTAGATTGGCTTTACGAATTGGAATACCATGTTTTCAATATCCCAAAGCCTGATCTGGTTGTTTATCTTTATGTCCCTTTCAAGATTGGCCAGATTCTAGTCGATCAGAAGGCCAAAAGAAGTTATACTGACGCAAAAAGAGATATCCACGAAAGCAACAGCGAGTATTTGCTTGAAGTCGAAAAAACATATCTTTGGCTAGCAGATAGGTACCCAGAATGGCGTAAAATTGATTGCGCAGTTGACGACAAGATTTTGCCGATTGAAGAGATATCAGAGAAGGTTTTTGAGATTGTAAAGAAGGAATTGATTTGA
- a CDS encoding nucleoside triphosphate pyrophosphohydrolase family protein, protein MTPKEYIENAKRTESKPYAFPAFRDLSPRIEHAVYGIVTEAGELMSAVKKTKIYEKPLDKINLVEEAGDVMWYLAILADELGVSFEDIWDKNIRKLKTRYPDKYDHEMNINRQTDKERKELES, encoded by the coding sequence ATGACACCAAAAGAATATATTGAGAATGCCAAGAGGACAGAGTCAAAACCATACGCTTTTCCTGCCTTTCGGGATTTGTCACCTCGGATCGAGCATGCTGTTTATGGCATTGTGACCGAAGCGGGCGAGCTCATGTCGGCGGTTAAGAAGACAAAAATTTACGAAAAACCGCTCGACAAGATCAATTTGGTTGAGGAAGCGGGAGATGTAATGTGGTACCTGGCTATTTTGGCCGATGAATTGGGTGTTTCTTTCGAAGATATTTGGGACAAGAATATTCGTAAATTGAAGACTCGCTATCCTGACAAATACGACCACGAGATGAATATTAATCGACAAACCGACAAAGAGCGCAAAGAATTGGAGAGCTAA
- a CDS encoding inositol monophosphatase family protein — translation MITEKYKIIIEAAEAGGKIVKEYFGEALELEDKGMAANFRTKADLGSERVILEILEREFPDYNIYSEEAGKIAKGSEYEFIIDPLDGTNNFFLGIPNFGVSIALAHKGEVIFGVIHQPITGETFWAEKGQGTWMDGKKIQTSNEGILANSTICHTTGYEGSREQISKFRIAFDQIGIKRWMENWSIAVDCTLIALGRVEVLVNSATEIYDYAAGKLIAEEAGAVILYFDEVSDRSFGSEYFVICANKSICEAITPIIKSALSKK, via the coding sequence ATGATTACAGAAAAATACAAAATTATTATCGAAGCGGCGGAGGCTGGCGGGAAAATCGTCAAGGAGTATTTTGGCGAAGCTCTTGAGTTGGAGGACAAGGGCATGGCTGCTAACTTTCGGACCAAGGCAGATCTTGGTTCGGAGAGAGTAATACTTGAGATTTTGGAGCGTGAATTTCCTGATTACAATATCTATTCGGAGGAGGCCGGCAAGATTGCCAAGGGCTCGGAATATGAGTTCATTATCGATCCGCTCGATGGCACCAACAACTTTTTCCTTGGCATCCCAAATTTTGGTGTCTCGATCGCTTTGGCCCACAAAGGAGAAGTAATCTTTGGCGTCATCCACCAGCCGATCACGGGAGAGACCTTCTGGGCCGAAAAGGGCCAGGGCACCTGGATGGACGGCAAGAAGATCCAGACCAGCAACGAAGGGATATTGGCCAATTCTACAATTTGTCACACTACCGGCTATGAGGGCTCACGAGAACAAATTAGCAAATTTCGGATTGCCTTCGACCAAATAGGCATCAAGCGCTGGATGGAAAACTGGTCCATAGCGGTTGACTGTACCCTCATTGCCTTGGGCCGAGTCGAGGTCTTGGTCAATAGTGCCACCGAAATATATGATTATGCGGCCGGCAAATTGATTGCAGAGGAGGCCGGCGCAGTTATATTATATTTCGACGAGGTTTCCGATCGTTCTTTCGGAAGTGAATACTTTGTCATCTGCGCAAATAAATCGATTTGCGAAGCGATCACTCCGATCATAAAATCAGCCCTGAGTAAAAAATAA
- a CDS encoding DUF5665 domain-containing protein: protein MANDKIPENSMDKIDLNNKLLSKSLKLNKWYYVFGRGIIAGLGASIGAAIVISGLAYVLNRVDFAPFMGGFIEKTKTILENAR, encoded by the coding sequence ATGGCAAACGACAAGATCCCCGAAAATTCAATGGACAAAATTGATTTAAATAATAAATTGCTTAGTAAAAGTCTCAAGCTAAACAAATGGTACTACGTTTTTGGTCGCGGCATTATCGCCGGTCTCGGCGCTTCCATCGGTGCCGCCATCGTTATTTCGGGTCTAGCCTATGTTCTCAACCGCGTTGATTTTGCACCTTTCATGGGCGGTTTTATCGAGAAAACTAAAACTATTTTAGAAAACGCCAGGTAG
- a CDS encoding Hsp20 family protein — translation MDDKDFPIEIRIKDWRKKRDLSQEALAEHLGISRQSIISLESGRSMPSLPLAVSLCQFFDTAFEDIFEFEHEIEKILIDESRDGFAAPNPQSLTPKIDILDSKDAIVVRVELPGMKEEDINVEIMDNVMTIAGEYSDNEEHYYYKESHTGRFERSFTLPAEVVADKAEAEMKDGILSITVPKAEPKKAQKITVKKK, via the coding sequence ATGGATGACAAAGATTTTCCAATTGAAATCAGGATTAAGGATTGGCGCAAGAAGCGCGATCTCTCTCAGGAAGCGCTAGCCGAACATCTCGGCATTTCTCGCCAATCAATAATTTCGCTCGAGTCGGGGCGCTCAATGCCTTCTCTGCCGCTGGCAGTTTCGCTCTGCCAATTTTTTGATACCGCCTTCGAAGATATTTTTGAATTTGAACATGAAATAGAAAAGATATTGATTGACGAGTCACGCGATGGTTTCGCCGCGCCGAATCCGCAAAGCCTAACACCAAAAATTGATATTCTAGATTCCAAAGATGCTATCGTGGTCAGAGTAGAATTGCCAGGGATGAAAGAGGAAGATATCAATGTCGAGATCATGGACAATGTGATGACGATCGCGGGCGAATATTCCGATAACGAAGAGCACTATTATTATAAAGAGAGCCATACGGGCAGGTTTGAGCGGAGTTTCACTTTGCCAGCCGAAGTAGTTGCCGATAAAGCAGAGGCCGAAATGAAAGACGGCATTCTCTCGATCACAGTGCCAAAAGCTGAGCCGAAGAAAGCGCAAAAGATTACAGTTAAGAAAAAATGA
- a CDS encoding peptidylprolyl isomerase, whose translation MKKFIFFSVIIIILIGGYFLWPKKTIAPAKNEDNQQQITNENKESKVSTYQFPGALDQSQIADKKAVIKTTKGTIEFTLYADKAPKTVSNFVYLADQKYYDGLIFHRVVPNFVIQGGDPTGTGSGGPGYKFPDEPVVGEYLAGTVAMANSGPDTNGSQFFICLEDQPSLPKSYSLFGQVTGGMDVVKNIAVGDKMDSVTIENIK comes from the coding sequence ATGAAGAAATTTATCTTTTTTTCCGTCATTATCATTATCCTGATCGGAGGATATTTTCTCTGGCCCAAGAAGACTATTGCCCCAGCCAAAAATGAAGACAATCAACAACAAATAACTAACGAAAATAAGGAGAGCAAAGTGAGTACTTATCAATTTCCTGGTGCTCTGGACCAGAGCCAAATCGCGGACAAGAAGGCAGTGATCAAGACGACCAAAGGTACGATCGAATTTACGCTTTATGCTGACAAGGCGCCCAAGACAGTGAGCAATTTTGTCTACCTGGCCGATCAGAAATATTATGATGGGCTAATTTTTCACCGAGTCGTGCCAAATTTTGTAATTCAGGGTGGCGATCCGACTGGCACTGGAAGCGGTGGACCAGGCTATAAATTCCCAGATGAGCCAGTTGTCGGTGAATACTTAGCTGGCACCGTTGCTATGGCGAACTCTGGCCCCGATACCAATGGCTCACAATTCTTCATCTGTCTCGAAGATCAGCCAAGTTTGCCCAAGAGCTACAGCCTCTTTGGTCAAGTGACTGGCGGCATGGACGTCGTCAAGAACATCGCAGTTGGCGACAAGATGGACTCAGTCACTATTGAAAACATCAAATAG
- the typA gene encoding translational GTPase TypA codes for MKNEQIRNVAIIAHVDHGKTTLVDGFLKQSKTFRENEAEMGQDLIMDSNDQERERGITILAKNTAINYKSVKINIIDTPGHADFGGEVERTLNMADGAVLVIDAQEGPMPQTKFVLKKALELGLKVIVIINKIDKANADIPATIDKTYDLFLEMATKDDQLDFPIFYAIGREGKAWAELPDDESQPADLSPILDAIVESIPAPEGDVEGGFQMVISALAQDSFIGKYSIGRITRGIAKTNMPVALINENGIIESGRMEKIYVNSGLKKVEVSEAVAGDIISVAGLAKATIGYTIADKENPEALPSIEIEEPTLSISMYANTSPFAGREGKFVTARQLLDRIQRELETNISMKYRLGDDSTYIISGRGELHLSVFIETLRREGFELQVGKPQVITKVIDGTVCEPVEELTVDVQNDFTSSVISEISQRRGILHNQMENADGTTRLVFEITTRGTLGLRNTLLTLSKGTAITNTMFLRHQPIGAKIPKMRNGVLIAYSSGKAVGFGLNIAQQRGTTFIHPNTEVYEGMIVGQNQREDDLEINVTKEKQLTNMRASSADAITVLTPPTIFSLEQCIDFLEDDELLEVTPKSLRLRKKHLDSGSRNKARKSAGQS; via the coding sequence ATGAAAAACGAACAAATCAGAAACGTTGCTATTATCGCCCACGTTGACCACGGCAAAACCACTCTTGTCGACGGATTTTTGAAGCAATCCAAAACTTTTCGCGAAAATGAAGCTGAAATGGGTCAAGACTTGATCATGGACTCCAACGATCAGGAACGTGAACGCGGCATCACAATCCTGGCCAAAAACACTGCTATCAATTATAAAAGTGTCAAAATCAACATTATCGACACTCCTGGCCATGCTGACTTTGGTGGTGAAGTAGAGCGTACTCTCAATATGGCAGACGGTGCCGTACTCGTCATCGATGCTCAAGAGGGCCCGATGCCTCAGACCAAATTTGTGCTGAAGAAAGCACTCGAACTTGGCCTCAAGGTGATTGTAATTATCAACAAAATCGACAAGGCAAACGCTGATATCCCAGCCACTATCGACAAAACATATGACCTCTTCCTCGAGATGGCAACCAAAGACGACCAGCTCGATTTTCCAATTTTCTACGCTATCGGACGCGAAGGCAAAGCTTGGGCCGAACTGCCAGATGACGAAAGCCAACCAGCTGATCTTTCCCCTATCCTCGACGCAATTGTCGAATCAATTCCAGCGCCGGAGGGAGACGTCGAGGGCGGCTTCCAGATGGTGATCTCCGCACTCGCACAGGACAGCTTCATCGGCAAGTATTCGATCGGTCGTATCACTCGTGGAATCGCCAAGACCAACATGCCAGTAGCATTGATCAACGAAAATGGCATTATCGAGAGTGGCCGAATGGAAAAAATCTATGTCAACTCTGGACTCAAAAAAGTTGAGGTCTCTGAGGCTGTGGCTGGAGATATTATCTCCGTGGCCGGACTAGCCAAAGCGACTATCGGCTACACTATTGCCGACAAAGAAAATCCTGAAGCCCTTCCATCCATCGAAATCGAAGAGCCAACCCTCTCAATCTCGATGTACGCCAATACTTCCCCATTTGCTGGTCGTGAAGGCAAATTTGTGACTGCAAGACAATTGCTTGATCGAATTCAAAGAGAGCTAGAAACAAATATCTCGATGAAATATCGACTCGGCGACGACAGCACCTATATTATCTCTGGCCGTGGCGAGCTCCACCTCTCTGTCTTCATCGAAACCCTTCGCCGCGAAGGATTCGAACTTCAGGTTGGCAAACCACAGGTCATTACGAAAGTAATTGATGGCACTGTTTGCGAACCAGTCGAAGAATTGACCGTAGACGTTCAAAACGATTTTACCAGCTCTGTGATTAGCGAAATTTCTCAACGTCGTGGCATCCTCCACAATCAGATGGAAAACGCGGATGGCACGACTAGACTCGTGTTTGAGATTACGACTCGTGGCACACTCGGACTTCGTAACACTTTGCTTACGCTTTCCAAGGGTACTGCTATCACCAACACGATGTTCCTCCGCCACCAACCAATCGGCGCCAAAATTCCGAAAATGAGAAACGGCGTTTTGATCGCCTACTCTTCTGGCAAGGCCGTTGGATTTGGTCTCAATATTGCTCAGCAACGTGGCACAACTTTCATCCATCCAAATACAGAAGTTTACGAAGGTATGATCGTCGGTCAGAATCAGCGTGAGGACGACCTTGAGATTAACGTAACAAAAGAAAAACAATTGACCAACATGCGTGCTTCTAGCGCTGATGCGATCACAGTGCTCACTCCTCCGACTATCTTCTCGCTAGAGCAGTGCATCGACTTCCTCGAAGACGATGAACTACTCGAAGTAACACCAAAAAGTTTGCGCCTCCGCAAGAAACATTTGGACTCCGGTAGCCGCAACAAGGCTAGAAAATCTGCAGGCCAATCCTAA
- a CDS encoding NTP transferase domain-containing protein, which translates to MKIDFGILAGGDGKRLNAGIPKAWVTIGGQSILSRVYYEIPPLANKIFVVGHDDRRVDILGLGEKSVWVQKTGKYISDLFAIVNSSDADLLIVINADAVLVTEENLDHLVWVLGSFPDCGVVWPAVPIDECFPEAGGRRYIPGSKSLARGNVFAFRPKMVRMHEKIIKRMEENPTFGEVIALGLGLCLRYATRSLKPHHVAERLGLLFGCKAFIAQMSTPEFAFDVDHPKDRVTALEILRKQGRIK; encoded by the coding sequence ATGAAAATTGATTTTGGCATTCTTGCAGGCGGCGATGGAAAACGTTTGAACGCTGGCATTCCAAAAGCCTGGGTGACCATAGGCGGTCAATCAATCCTGAGCCGCGTTTATTACGAAATTCCGCCCTTGGCGAACAAAATATTTGTTGTTGGCCATGACGATCGGAGAGTCGACATTCTCGGACTTGGCGAGAAAAGTGTTTGGGTCCAGAAAACCGGCAAGTATATCAGCGATTTATTTGCCATCGTGAACAGTTCTGATGCTGACTTGCTTATCGTTATCAACGCAGATGCAGTGTTGGTGACTGAGGAAAATCTGGATCATTTAGTTTGGGTGCTGGGTAGCTTTCCTGATTGCGGGGTGGTTTGGCCAGCCGTGCCAATCGACGAATGTTTTCCTGAGGCCGGTGGCAGACGATACATTCCGGGGAGCAAAAGCTTGGCTCGGGGAAATGTCTTCGCTTTCCGACCGAAGATGGTCCGTATGCATGAGAAAATCATCAAGCGTATGGAAGAAAATCCCACTTTCGGCGAAGTTATCGCCTTGGGTCTGGGGCTATGCCTCCGCTACGCCACACGCAGTCTCAAGCCGCACCACGTGGCCGAACGGCTCGGACTTTTGTTCGGGTGCAAGGCCTTTATAGCACAAATGTCGACACCGGAGTTTGCCTTCGACGTCGATCATCCAAAAGACCGAGTGACCGCACTCGAAATCTTGCGCAAGCAAGGTCGTATAAAGTAA
- a CDS encoding S8 family peptidase, with protein MSNILIPKKKVDKEQKTGFGAYWEKFWCGFDNVADYRIRIRDLKNSAQSIVDLPLAEDDKVYAEIKLIDEVRSKSNRPSELWKESNLDVVASRDEFTYKLAGKKSDFKKLREVMDSCSFEIAKEGGSRKRVKFSREVYAISSIQDVNTSNDIRMDRAIRELCDNVFNEKIDCIIEITQDRLRPEYNEIYQKLSQRLGSGKVFMLDEDFFVYNLLYGAELYVAEINSLLSEISFNFINKIKISPKFNLQRSISGVDLSEVVLGEVDTSQTVAVIDSGIKHPLIDKFVSLQYNSLLANQGIDNNHGTFVASRLLFGDNITGQISANRRLIPISKIIDSQILFGPNSNYKDATKITKAIENVANRHSDVFVYNLSINENKSIEEDDVSDLTAKVDEIAREKDILIVCSAGNNTCYPGNKYEEIFDDCNLSAIVASPGDALNVLTVGSIAADASADCYCGKGLPSPFTRRGGYGKSGYAEGIKKPELVESGGNIKIDPSGSYQRPFLTASSNSFGVEGIDMNGLSKDIGTSFSAPLIARQSALLYDYIINSNIPNVLDIRKNRVNLVKSLLIHSTSLREQTRITSDSVKKAYGFGIPDWSIPIQDDDENKVTFMYCDILENDNKKHKLNIELPQNLVGKNIGFIFTLVYNPPTNKNFPKNYNMIEVGASVRIMEPTIDENGEEGNKPDNVNPKNGQWNWENYKNQKFNVIHFQGQKMAVKTPFLQINISMNVYSEYEKQNLGSPGNIKQPYSFVLTIIDKEGSNNIRESIIQTGQFEVATEISLPIEVVSAEA; from the coding sequence ATGAGCAATATTTTAATTCCAAAGAAAAAAGTTGATAAAGAGCAAAAAACGGGTTTCGGAGCTTACTGGGAAAAATTTTGGTGTGGCTTCGATAATGTTGCTGATTATCGGATACGCATTAGAGACCTGAAAAATTCAGCTCAAAGTATTGTGGATTTGCCGCTAGCAGAAGACGACAAAGTTTATGCAGAAATAAAATTGATTGATGAGGTTAGGTCTAAGTCAAATAGGCCAAGCGAACTATGGAAAGAATCAAATTTGGATGTTGTGGCATCAAGAGATGAATTTACTTATAAATTAGCTGGTAAGAAAAGTGATTTCAAAAAATTACGAGAAGTTATGGATTCGTGTTCTTTTGAAATTGCAAAGGAGGGAGGCTCGAGAAAAAGAGTTAAATTCTCCAGAGAGGTATATGCGATTTCAAGTATCCAAGATGTTAATACCAGCAATGATATAAGAATGGACAGGGCTATTCGTGAACTTTGTGATAATGTATTTAACGAAAAAATAGACTGTATTATTGAAATAACTCAAGATAGGCTAAGGCCAGAATATAATGAAATATATCAAAAATTATCTCAGCGGTTGGGTTCTGGAAAAGTGTTTATGCTCGATGAAGACTTTTTCGTTTATAATCTGCTGTATGGAGCTGAATTGTATGTAGCGGAAATAAACAGCTTATTATCAGAAATAAGTTTTAATTTTATCAATAAAATTAAAATCTCGCCAAAGTTTAATCTGCAGAGGAGTATTAGCGGTGTTGATTTAAGTGAAGTTGTACTAGGCGAGGTGGATACATCGCAAACTGTTGCCGTTATCGATAGTGGTATCAAGCATCCATTAATAGATAAATTTGTATCACTTCAATATAATTCTCTGCTTGCCAATCAGGGCATAGACAATAATCACGGCACTTTTGTCGCAAGTAGACTTCTATTCGGCGATAATATCACTGGGCAAATATCTGCCAACAGGAGACTGATTCCCATATCTAAAATAATCGATTCTCAGATTCTTTTTGGCCCTAACTCAAATTACAAAGATGCTACTAAGATAACAAAAGCAATTGAGAATGTCGCAAATCGACACTCGGATGTCTTTGTATATAATCTATCAATTAATGAAAATAAAAGCATAGAAGAAGATGATGTAAGTGATTTGACTGCGAAGGTGGATGAAATTGCAAGAGAAAAAGATATTCTTATTGTCTGTAGTGCTGGAAATAATACTTGTTATCCTGGCAATAAATATGAAGAAATTTTTGATGATTGTAATCTTTCTGCTATTGTTGCCTCGCCTGGAGATGCATTGAATGTACTGACTGTTGGATCGATTGCTGCTGATGCGTCAGCTGATTGTTATTGTGGAAAAGGCCTCCCATCGCCATTTACACGAAGGGGCGGATACGGAAAAAGCGGATATGCAGAAGGTATCAAAAAGCCAGAATTAGTAGAAAGCGGTGGAAATATTAAAATAGATCCCTCAGGCTCATACCAGAGACCTTTTTTGACCGCATCGAGCAATTCCTTTGGTGTTGAAGGAATAGATATGAATGGCCTGTCTAAAGATATTGGTACTAGCTTTAGTGCTCCACTTATTGCAAGACAATCCGCTCTTCTATATGACTATATAATTAATTCCAATATTCCCAATGTTCTAGATATAAGGAAGAATCGTGTTAATCTTGTTAAATCTTTATTAATACACTCTACTTCGTTAAGAGAACAAACACGGATAACAAGCGATTCAGTTAAAAAGGCATATGGTTTTGGAATACCAGACTGGTCAATTCCGATTCAGGATGACGACGAAAACAAGGTAACCTTTATGTATTGTGATATTTTGGAGAATGATAACAAGAAGCATAAGCTAAATATTGAATTGCCTCAGAATCTTGTTGGTAAAAATATTGGATTTATTTTTACACTTGTCTATAATCCTCCAACAAATAAAAATTTCCCAAAAAACTATAATATGATTGAAGTAGGTGCTTCGGTGCGAATAATGGAGCCTACAATCGATGAAAATGGGGAAGAAGGGAATAAGCCTGATAACGTCAACCCCAAAAATGGTCAATGGAATTGGGAGAATTATAAAAATCAGAAATTTAATGTAATTCATTTCCAGGGTCAAAAAATGGCGGTTAAAACTCCGTTTCTCCAGATCAACATTAGTATGAATGTTTATTCAGAATATGAAAAACAAAACTTAGGTAGTCCAGGTAATATCAAACAGCCCTATTCTTTTGTGCTCACCATAATCGACAAAGAGGGATCAAATAATATTAGGGAATCGATAATTCAGACTGGCCAATTCGAGGTTGCAACTGAAATTTCTTTGCCGATTGAAGTAGTGTCTGCGGAAGCTTAG
- a CDS encoding ATP-binding protein, translated as MSSVEIIEDIASAFIQSDNKKIISILEGEIEKRKKMGQNIVSRRLRNLLSKIPDKKAYSFQSVKNDHQIYSSKNESLVEYIESKILLEEVVLDIENQKKIKNFLIEWENRIKLSDFGISPTNKLLIYGPPGTGKTKLAYGLANKLNLPLVLVRLDELISSYLGKTGKNIKDIFDIAKKQEVLIFLDEIDTIAKDRADEKELGELKRIVTVLLQNIDSFPQNSIIIGATNHEGLLDTAIWRRFPLRISLGVPSKPARKQLIKLFIDKFRHKLDFELLADLTEGLSGSAISDIVIHMKKRAILEKIEIIDNTFALKNILDFSSKPLIEKKQSYKVCQLLKDKGYSIKEISDITSMPYTTLRDNIK; from the coding sequence ATGTCAAGCGTCGAAATTATTGAAGATATCGCCAGTGCTTTTATTCAGAGCGATAATAAAAAAATCATTTCTATACTTGAGGGAGAAATTGAGAAAAGAAAGAAAATGGGTCAGAATATTGTTTCCAGACGGCTTAGAAATTTACTTTCCAAAATCCCTGATAAAAAAGCGTATTCTTTTCAATCGGTAAAAAACGATCACCAGATATATTCATCAAAAAACGAATCGTTAGTTGAATATATTGAATCGAAGATTCTTCTAGAGGAGGTTGTACTTGATATCGAGAATCAGAAAAAAATCAAGAATTTTCTAATAGAGTGGGAAAATAGGATAAAATTAAGCGATTTTGGTATAAGTCCAACTAATAAATTGTTAATTTATGGTCCTCCTGGTACAGGAAAAACAAAGCTGGCATATGGTTTAGCAAATAAATTAAATTTACCATTAGTCCTTGTTAGATTAGATGAATTAATTTCTTCTTATCTAGGCAAAACTGGTAAAAACATAAAAGATATTTTTGATATCGCAAAGAAACAAGAAGTTCTGATTTTTCTTGATGAGATAGATACTATTGCAAAAGACAGAGCTGATGAGAAAGAGCTCGGAGAGTTGAAGAGGATAGTAACAGTTTTGTTACAAAACATTGATTCTTTTCCGCAAAATTCAATAATAATTGGAGCGACAAACCACGAGGGACTTCTGGATACGGCCATTTGGAGAAGATTTCCTTTGAGAATCAGTTTGGGAGTGCCCTCCAAGCCAGCCAGGAAACAATTAATAAAGCTATTTATTGATAAGTTCAGACATAAGTTAGATTTTGAGCTCTTAGCAGATCTCACAGAAGGGCTGAGTGGATCGGCAATCTCGGACATAGTTATACATATGAAAAAAAGAGCAATTTTGGAAAAGATTGAGATTATTGATAATACTTTTGCATTGAAAAATATTTTGGATTTTTCCAGTAAGCCTTTAATCGAAAAAAAACAATCTTATAAGGTATGTCAATTACTAAAAGACAAGGGGTATTCCATTAAAGAAATATCTGACATAACATCGATGCCGTATACAACACTAAGGGATAATATAAAATGA
- a CDS encoding PIG-L family deacetylase, with product MVSSLLLIAMYLIAVFLILIILVALIMITIRNSEISAVRKENGDIAGLLSQLNVKSAIVVIAHPDDETLGAFSLMASMVSQGIRVQVVLASDGNRRGLGNLRIEEFLSAMAKLEISYDNLFFLGYSDGKLFDSAERIEADLLKIMTERDPDLIVSHYIGDQHPDHHCVATIMQSIGLDRDNLVLSFPIYADMFKRLTKDDGWYHCDSQAKRPKRFALTSYLSQMMNPILSPLFLRAWYCSEIFHMTKNTTT from the coding sequence GTGGTATCGTCGCTGCTCTTAATAGCGATGTACCTCATCGCTGTATTCCTAATCTTGATTATCTTGGTCGCGCTTATCATGATTACGATTCGTAATTCTGAAATATCTGCGGTTAGAAAAGAAAATGGAGACATCGCGGGACTTTTGAGCCAATTAAATGTCAAATCCGCAATAGTCGTCATCGCCCATCCTGATGACGAAACTCTTGGGGCTTTCAGTCTCATGGCCTCAATGGTTTCGCAAGGGATCAGAGTTCAAGTAGTCTTGGCCTCGGACGGTAATCGTCGGGGTCTGGGGAATCTTCGAATCGAGGAGTTTCTCAGCGCCATGGCCAAATTGGAGATCAGCTATGACAATTTATTTTTCCTGGGTTACTCAGACGGTAAATTGTTTGACTCTGCAGAGAGGATTGAAGCAGATCTGCTGAAAATCATGACTGAGCGCGATCCTGACCTGATCGTTTCCCATTATATTGGTGATCAGCATCCCGATCATCATTGTGTGGCAACAATCATGCAAAGCATCGGTCTGGATCGAGACAATCTGGTTCTCAGCTTTCCAATTTATGCTGATATGTTCAAGCGTCTCACAAAAGACGATGGCTGGTATCACTGCGATAGCCAAGCCAAACGGCCAAAGAGATTCGCCCTGACATCTTATCTCTCACAGATGATGAATCCCATCTTGTCACCACTGTTCTTGCGAGCGTGGTACTGTAGCGAGATCTTTCATATGACCAAAAACACTACCACTTGA